AATCTTGGCTATAAGCTCGGAAGATGGCTTAGGGCTGGTTATTTCAGCGTAGTGTTCCAGGTATTCTTTTATAATGGGCGATAAATTGGGGTTAGTAAATGACATATAGATTATATATTAGCAGAAAATAAGAAAAAGTCAACCCCGCCTTTCTAGAAAAGTGAGGGTCAGTGGCCTTGAAAAACGATTAAAATTAGGCTATAATACTTTAATAAGTCCTCTATATCGGATGACAAATTTAATAAATTTGGCATGAAAACACATATTTCTCACTCTACTAACGAAACATTGTTATTTGGCCAGCTTTTAGCCAAAGATTTGCGCGGCGGCGAAACCCTAGCCTTGACTGGCGATTTAGGATCGGGCAAAACGGTTTTAACCAAAGGCCTGGCCATAGGCTTGGGTATAAAAAATATCATCAACAGCCCGACTTTTGTTTTAATGAAGGTTTATCAAAACAAAAAATCAATCCGTCGGCCGGCGGATAAAATAAAATATTTGATACACGTCGATGCTTATCGTTTAACTTCTAGTAAAGAATTAATGGATATTGGCCTAGGAGATTGGTTTAATAAAAAAAACGCGATCGTGGTCATTGAATGGGCGGACCGCGTTAAAAATATCTTGCCAAAAGGGGCAATTAAGATTAAAATTAAGATTAATCATAAAAAGAACCTTCGTAAGTTTACGATAGTTTAATAAAAATTTTTTAAAATGGAATCAGCCTACGAACCAAAAAAATACGAATCAGATATATATGGACGTTGGGAAGCGAGCGGTTTTTTTAATCCTGACAAACTGCCGGGAGCGCGAACAAAAAAATATTCTGTCGCTATTCCGCCGCCAAACATTACGGGTTCTCTTCATATGGGCCACGCCCTAAACAATACGATTCAAGACATTGCTGTCCGTTTTTACCGCATGCTTGGCTATAAAACTTTATGGGTACCAGGAACTGATCATGCCGGCATTGCTACGCAAAACGTGGTAGAAAAAGAGCTAGCCAAACAAGGCCTTAGTCGCCATCAATTGGGTCGGGAGAAATTTGTAGAACGAGTTTGGGAGTGGAAAGAAAAATATGGAGACCTTATTATTGATCAATTAAAAAAACTTGGCTGTTCTTGCGATTGGTCGCGGCTTAGATTTACCCTAGATGATGGCTATGTTAAGGCCGTGCAGACAGCTTTTGTCCATTATTTTAAAAAAGGTTATATTTATCGCGGTCCGCGGATTGTCAATTGGTGCCCGCGCTGCTCGACGGCTATTTCTGATATTGAGATAAAATATCAAGAAGAGAAAGCTAAATTATGGTATATTAAATATCCCTTGGAAAAAGACAGTCAAAAATTTTTAATCGTAGCCACTACTCGGCCGGAAACTATGTTGGGCGACAGCGCCATTGCGGTTAGTCCAAAAGATGAGCGTTATAAAAATTTAATCGGCCAGAAGGTAATTTTGCCCATTGTTAATCGGCCAATTCCCATAGTCAGTCATCGTTTAGTTGACTTGGCCTTTGGCACTGGCGCTTTAAAGATTACCCCGGCTCACGATGCGGTTGATTGGCAGATTGGCCAAGAAAATAATTTGCCCATTATTAATGTTATTGGTCCAGACGGCAAGATGAGTAAAGAAGCGGGGGAGTACGCAGGACTTAGAACCAAAGAAGCGCGCGAAAAAATCTTAGCTAAATTAAAAGAGCAAAATTTATTAGTTAAAGAAGAGGATTATCCGCATCAAATTTCTTTGTGCGATCGTTGCGGTACTGCCGTTGAGCCGCAGGTTTCTACTCAGTGGTTTGTCAAAATGGATAAATTAGCCACGCCAGCTTATAAGGCAGTAAGCGTAAATAAAATAAAAATTATTCCCGAGCGGTATCAAAAAGTATATTTAACCTGGCTTACTAATATAAAAGATTGGTGTGTTTCGCGGCAGTTGTGGTGGGGACATCGCGTTCCGGCTTGGTTTTGCAAAAACGATAACTCAAAGTTTATCGTCTCTATTGATAAGCCAAAAGCCTGTCCTTTTTGTAAAAATTGCGAGCTTAAGCAAAGCGATGATGTGCTTGATACCTGGTTTTCTTCGGCACTTTGGCCATTTGCCATTTTGGGCTGGCCAGAGAAGACAGCAGACTTGAAAGGTTATTACCCGACCAGCTTTCTTTCTACGGCCCGCGATATTTTATATTTATGGGTAGCGCGTATGGTTTTTTCCGGCCTGGAGTTCATTAATAAAATTCCATTCAAAGATGTTTATATCCACTCAACTATTTTAAATTTAGAAGGTCGCCGGATGAGCAAGTCTTTGGGTACCGGTATAGACCCGTTGGTTTTGATAGAAAAATACGGCACCGATGCGACCAGATTAGGTTTGATTATGCAGATTAATCGCGATCAGCAGGCGATTAAATTTGACGAACGAACGGTTTTGGCGTCGCGCAATTTTATTAATAAATTATGGAATGTTAGCCGTTTCATTTCCGGGCAAAAAGAAAAAATGGCTCATCCCGAGGCGGAAATAAAAATTAAACCGATTACCTTGGCTGATCAATGGATTTTAAGCAGATTTAGTTTTTTGGAAGAATCAATACAAAATAGAATTACTAAATATGAGTTTGGCGAAGCGGCTCGTGAACTTTATGATTTTACTTGGCACGAATTAGCTGATTGGTATTTGGAAATGAGTAAATCGCAAATTGACAACGAAAAAACCAGGGAAAACACCATAAATTGTTTGCGTTTTATTCTCAACAATTTATTAAAACTATGGCATCCGTTTATTCCTTTTGTAACAGAAGAAATTTATAAACAAATAAATCCCGAGCAAAATGATTTGTTAATCGTTACTTTGTGGCCAAAAACAAGTAAGAATTTGTTTAATATTTCGGCTGAGAAAAAGATAGAGACATTAAAACAAATAATAACGGAAATCAGAAATTACAAAGCTTCGCAAAAAATCCCTTTAAACCAAGCGATAGACTATAAAATAGACGATAAAATTAAACTAGACTCTACTCTTAAAGGATTGGCAGAAAAATTGGCCAAAGTAAAAATATATGAATAAATCAGAAGCCAAAAAAAGGATAGAGCAACTTAAAGAAGAGTTGTGGCGTCATGATTATTTATATTACGTTAAAGATGCGCCATCTATTTCCGACGCTGCCTATGACTCTCTAAAAAGGGAGTTATTAAATTTGGAGAAAAATTATCCGGAGTTTATTACACTCGATTCGCCCACACAGAGAGTAGGTGGTCGCCCTTTAGAAAAATTCGAAAAGTTCATCCATCGAATACCCATGCTTTCTCTACAAGACATAAAAGATGACAAAGAGTTTGATGATTGGGAGGTGCGTATTAAGAAATTGATTAATCGGCAGACAAAATTTGATTATTTTGCCGAACTGAAGATGGACGGCTTAGCCGTAGCTATTATTTATAAAGATGGCACGTTTTTTAAGGGCGCGACCAGAGGAGATGGCGTGATCGGCGAGGATATCACACAAAATCTTAAAACCATAAAATCAATTCCATTAAAGCTAAACATCGCTAACCTGGAAAAACGCTTAGGGCGAAAAATAAAGGAAGCGACCATTGAGGTCCGGGGCGAAGTTTTTATGGATAAAAAAGTTTTTTTAAAGTTAAACGAGGAGCAAAAGAAAAGAAACGAACAGGCTTTTGCTAATCCGCGCAATGCCGCCGCTGGTTCGCTTCGCCAGCTTGATCCAAAAATTACCGCCAGCCGGCAGTTGGATTTTTATGGCTATCAGATTATGACCGAGCTCGGGCAAATAACCCATCAAGAAGTGCATCAGTTTTTGGTTGTTTTGGGATTTCGCGACAACACTCACAATCAATTCTGCGAGAATTTAGATTGTTTTAAAAATTTTAAAAAGAAAATAGAACATTTGAGAAATAAATTACCATATGAAATTGATGGGGTGGTGGCTACGGTTAATGACAATAAACTTTTTCAAGAATTAGGCTCGGTAGGCAAAAATCCCCGCGGAGCCGTGGCCTATAAATTCCCCGGGCTTGAAGCAACGACTAAAATAAAAGATATTATCGTTCAGGTTGGCCGTACCGGCAGATTAACTCCGGTGGCTATTTTAGAACCTATAGTCCTAGGCGGTGTAACCATTTCTCGCGCTACTTTGCATAATCAAGACGAAATTGAACGTTTAGGTGTAAAAATAGGCGATACGGTGGTTGTTCAGCGCGCCGGCGACGTTATACCTGCTATTTTAAGTGTTTTAAAAAATTTGCGCACTGGACACGAAAAAACCTTTAAAATGCCGATTAAATGCCCAGTTTGCGGCTCTAAGGTTATCCATCGTCAGGGCGAAGTTGATTATTATTGTTCTAATGAAAATTGCTATCAAACATTGCGGCGTCAAATTTATCATTTTGTCTCTAAGGGCGCTTTTGACATAGAACATTTAGGGCCGAAAATTATCGATCAATTGCTTGGCGCTGGATTAATTCACGATCAGGCTGATATTTTCGCCCTAAGCAAAGATCAATTAATGGAAGTAGAAAGATTCGCCGATAAGTCAGCTGATAATTTAATTAAGTCAATCGAGCAGGTGAAAGAAGTTACTCTGGCGCGACTGCTTTATTCTTTGGGCATTCGTCATATTGGCGAAGAAACAGCCATTTTATTATTTAATAAAATTAGCGAATCGGATAAAATAATAAAAAACATTAACCAGGTAATTAATTTCTTTTCATCAAAATCAGTCGATGATTGGGAGCGCATTTCAACCATTGGTCCGGTTTCAGCTCGTAGCCTAGTTGAATGGTTTAGTAAAAAAGAAAATATAAATTTATTAAATAAGTTAGAAAGATTTGGCGTAGTTATTAAACCCGAAAAGCCGAGTACGGTCAGACAAAAATTGGCTGGTTTAAAATTTGTTTTAACCGGGACACTATCTTCAATGACTCGCGACGAGGCTAAGGCAAAAATTAGGGGATTGGGCGGCAGCACCTCCGAGAGCGTTGGCAAAAAAACAGACTTTGTCTTAGCTGGCACTGATTCTGGCTCAAAATACGATCAAGCTCGCCGTTTAAACGTAAAAGT
This window of the Patescibacteria group bacterium genome carries:
- a CDS encoding valine--tRNA ligase, with the protein product MESAYEPKKYESDIYGRWEASGFFNPDKLPGARTKKYSVAIPPPNITGSLHMGHALNNTIQDIAVRFYRMLGYKTLWVPGTDHAGIATQNVVEKELAKQGLSRHQLGREKFVERVWEWKEKYGDLIIDQLKKLGCSCDWSRLRFTLDDGYVKAVQTAFVHYFKKGYIYRGPRIVNWCPRCSTAISDIEIKYQEEKAKLWYIKYPLEKDSQKFLIVATTRPETMLGDSAIAVSPKDERYKNLIGQKVILPIVNRPIPIVSHRLVDLAFGTGALKITPAHDAVDWQIGQENNLPIINVIGPDGKMSKEAGEYAGLRTKEAREKILAKLKEQNLLVKEEDYPHQISLCDRCGTAVEPQVSTQWFVKMDKLATPAYKAVSVNKIKIIPERYQKVYLTWLTNIKDWCVSRQLWWGHRVPAWFCKNDNSKFIVSIDKPKACPFCKNCELKQSDDVLDTWFSSALWPFAILGWPEKTADLKGYYPTSFLSTARDILYLWVARMVFSGLEFINKIPFKDVYIHSTILNLEGRRMSKSLGTGIDPLVLIEKYGTDATRLGLIMQINRDQQAIKFDERTVLASRNFINKLWNVSRFISGQKEKMAHPEAEIKIKPITLADQWILSRFSFLEESIQNRITKYEFGEAARELYDFTWHELADWYLEMSKSQIDNEKTRENTINCLRFILNNLLKLWHPFIPFVTEEIYKQINPEQNDLLIVTLWPKTSKNLFNISAEKKIETLKQIITEIRNYKASQKIPLNQAIDYKIDDKIKLDSTLKGLAEKLAKVKIYE
- the tsaE gene encoding tRNA (adenosine(37)-N6)-threonylcarbamoyltransferase complex ATPase subunit type 1 TsaE; this translates as MKTHISHSTNETLLFGQLLAKDLRGGETLALTGDLGSGKTVLTKGLAIGLGIKNIINSPTFVLMKVYQNKKSIRRPADKIKYLIHVDAYRLTSSKELMDIGLGDWFNKKNAIVVIEWADRVKNILPKGAIKIKIKINHKKNLRKFTIV
- the ligA gene encoding NAD-dependent DNA ligase LigA, translated to MNKSEAKKRIEQLKEELWRHDYLYYVKDAPSISDAAYDSLKRELLNLEKNYPEFITLDSPTQRVGGRPLEKFEKFIHRIPMLSLQDIKDDKEFDDWEVRIKKLINRQTKFDYFAELKMDGLAVAIIYKDGTFFKGATRGDGVIGEDITQNLKTIKSIPLKLNIANLEKRLGRKIKEATIEVRGEVFMDKKVFLKLNEEQKKRNEQAFANPRNAAAGSLRQLDPKITASRQLDFYGYQIMTELGQITHQEVHQFLVVLGFRDNTHNQFCENLDCFKNFKKKIEHLRNKLPYEIDGVVATVNDNKLFQELGSVGKNPRGAVAYKFPGLEATTKIKDIIVQVGRTGRLTPVAILEPIVLGGVTISRATLHNQDEIERLGVKIGDTVVVQRAGDVIPAILSVLKNLRTGHEKTFKMPIKCPVCGSKVIHRQGEVDYYCSNENCYQTLRRQIYHFVSKGAFDIEHLGPKIIDQLLGAGLIHDQADIFALSKDQLMEVERFADKSADNLIKSIEQVKEVTLARLLYSLGIRHIGEETAILLFNKISESDKIIKNINQVINFFSSKSVDDWERISTIGPVSARSLVEWFSKKENINLLNKLERFGVVIKPEKPSTVRQKLAGLKFVLTGTLSSMTRDEAKAKIRGLGGSTSESVGKKTDFVLAGTDSGSKYDQARRLNVKVISEQEFLRMIK